From a single Paraburkholderia edwinii genomic region:
- a CDS encoding hybrid sensor histidine kinase/response regulator — protein sequence MTRKDAQPLENQPPDTAGTDSSSASLIALLNEDLADSRALHDLSLHMLVEHEPSALYGRIVEAARALLRSDFASLQMLSTDSTGQRKLELIAHCGFSPSAEEHWRNVYVDSTTSCGMAFASETRVTLSDVETVDWLADTKDLALYREMGIRAVQTTPLHSRDGALIGMLSTHWSQPYEANARQLRLLDILAREAADLIERTRDEKLLRESEARLQQMDRMKDQFLATLAHELRNPLAPIRNGLQILRLSQAAQDATRVFDMLDRQLDHMVRLVDDLMEVARINSGAIRLHRGRTDLSAVLESALELSRSAVEKAGHALTVHAVPGAVYVDGDEVRLAQVFSNLINNAAKYTPDGGAIDISVTLDPGWSPTRRASNRRATICVKDSGIGFSADEQSLLFTLFGRLQPQTQGEGLGIGLALAKKLVELHGGSICASSEGKDKGSCFTVSLPVLEAIEHADPARAGGRVQEAAPFEAHKVLVVDDNHDAADSLAELLRVLGCEATVFYDGAQALDALERCAPAIAFVDLSMPGMDGYAFAQKVRARGNGAREVRLVALTGWSQPEDRARSDGAGFDRHLIKPVSFEQLTDVLCGR from the coding sequence ATGACTAGAAAAGACGCACAGCCATTAGAGAATCAGCCGCCTGATACGGCGGGGACAGATTCCAGTTCCGCGAGCCTGATCGCGTTGCTGAACGAGGATCTGGCCGATAGCAGGGCGCTGCACGATCTGTCGCTGCATATGCTCGTCGAACACGAGCCATCAGCGCTTTATGGACGTATTGTCGAAGCCGCGCGCGCGTTGCTGCGCTCCGATTTCGCGAGCCTGCAGATGCTGTCTACCGATTCGACCGGTCAACGCAAGCTCGAACTGATCGCGCATTGCGGTTTCTCGCCATCGGCCGAGGAACACTGGCGCAACGTCTACGTCGATTCGACCACGAGTTGCGGTATGGCTTTCGCGTCCGAGACGCGCGTGACCCTGTCCGATGTGGAAACGGTCGACTGGCTGGCCGATACGAAAGATCTCGCCCTCTATCGCGAGATGGGCATCCGCGCCGTGCAGACCACGCCTTTGCATTCGCGCGACGGCGCGCTGATCGGCATGTTGTCGACGCATTGGAGCCAGCCGTACGAGGCGAACGCGAGGCAGCTGCGTCTGCTCGATATTCTCGCGCGCGAAGCGGCCGACCTGATCGAGCGCACGCGCGATGAAAAGCTGCTTCGCGAAAGCGAAGCGCGGCTTCAGCAAATGGACCGGATGAAGGACCAGTTTCTCGCGACGCTCGCGCATGAGCTGCGCAACCCGCTCGCGCCGATCCGCAACGGTTTGCAGATTCTGCGTCTGAGCCAGGCCGCGCAGGACGCGACGCGCGTGTTCGACATGCTCGACCGCCAGCTCGATCATATGGTGCGGCTCGTCGACGATCTGATGGAGGTCGCGCGCATCAACAGCGGCGCGATCAGGCTGCATCGCGGGCGTACCGATCTGTCGGCCGTGCTCGAGTCCGCGCTCGAACTGAGCCGGTCGGCCGTCGAAAAGGCGGGGCATGCGTTGACCGTTCATGCCGTGCCGGGCGCGGTCTACGTCGACGGCGATGAAGTGCGGCTCGCCCAGGTGTTTTCGAATCTCATCAATAACGCGGCGAAGTACACGCCGGACGGCGGGGCGATCGACATTTCGGTGACCCTCGATCCCGGCTGGTCGCCAACGCGCCGGGCGTCGAACCGCCGCGCCACGATTTGCGTAAAGGACAGCGGGATCGGCTTCTCCGCCGACGAGCAATCGTTGCTGTTCACGCTGTTTGGCCGCTTGCAGCCGCAGACGCAAGGCGAGGGGCTCGGCATTGGGCTCGCGCTGGCGAAAAAGCTCGTCGAACTGCATGGCGGTTCGATTTGCGCGAGCAGCGAGGGCAAGGACAAGGGCAGTTGCTTTACGGTGTCGCTGCCCGTTCTGGAGGCGATCGAGCATGCCGACCCGGCCCGCGCCGGCGGCCGCGTGCAGGAAGCCGCCCCGTTCGAGGCGCACAAGGTGTTGGTCGTCGATGACAATCATGATGCCGCCGACAGTCTCGCCGAGTTGCTACGCGTGCTCGGATGCGAAGCGACCGTGTTTTACGACGGCGCACAAGCGCTGGACGCGCTCGAGCGCTGCGCCCCGGCAATCGCATTCGTCGATCTGAGCATGCCCGGCATGGACGGCTATGCGTTCGCGCAAAAAGTGCGCGCGCGCGGCAACGGCGCGCGCGAGGTGCGGCTCGTCGCGCTAACCGGATGGAGCCAGCCCGAAGATCGCGCGCGCAGCGATGGCGCGGGGTTCGATCGTCATCTGATCAAGCCGGTGAGCTTCGAGCAACTAACGGATGTCCTGTGCGGGCGATAA
- a CDS encoding TonB-dependent siderophore receptor: protein MPSRRALRSSSISLFQRGARGRRFKSLPAGAAALALRGIPAGLAFAGIAIVPTTFAADAPNAVAATAAASKKPYTVPAGALGAALSDFASQAGVGVQIDTRLVEGVRTPGLNGTYTVSEGFAALLSGTNLEASESSAGVFLVRQRPASDNGVPEGAVLPTVKVSARNAPINPYGPTVGYVASTTTTAMKTDTPILETPQSVSVITREQMTQQDAQTLNAAVRYTAGVTPETRGGTATRYDLLTIRGFTADTYWNGLKLLQNGQYAVPQLDPYLMERIEVLKGPVSVLYGQAAAGGVLDQESKLPSREPLHDVGIEFGNYGHKQATFDFSGPFDQDGRYLYRLTALARSEDGQINTTRNERIAIAPSFTWRPDKDTSLTLLGLFQRDPRSTSYGSVPPEGSALFNPYGKLPIDFYDGDTGFERFSRTQESIGYQFAHNFNPDWTVRSNARYFHISQDYASVYSNGLESDFRTLDRGAISSQEQLNTFEIDNQLQGKFSTGPVHHTLLTGFDYQHIGSSWNMGFGAAPTLDILNPDYQQPIGPLDTALTRVRLNQYGLYAQDQMRYGPVILTLSGREDWTNTTTTNASDNSQIQQSARAFTKRAGLTYVFDNGIAPYVSYTESFSPQTGTDAGGKPFDPERAHQYEVGVKFQPNNYDALLTIAWFDLTRNNLLTPDANNPAFQAETGEARSRGVEVEAKASLSDSLNVTASYTYLDTKYIKDNSGLEGKYFAAVPQNQASAWAYYTQRRGPLAGLSAGAGVRYTGQTYSYDNSYKLSSFLLVDATLRYDLGRALPQLKGTEVYVNAQNLLNKHYVASCIYTTWCYFGYGRQVFAGANYHW from the coding sequence ATGCCGTCCCGCCGCGCCCTACGCAGTTCGTCCATCTCGTTGTTTCAGCGCGGCGCGCGCGGCAGAAGATTCAAGTCACTCCCCGCCGGTGCGGCCGCGCTCGCGCTGCGCGGCATTCCGGCCGGTCTGGCGTTCGCCGGCATCGCTATCGTCCCCACCACGTTCGCAGCCGATGCGCCGAACGCCGTCGCGGCCACCGCTGCTGCTTCGAAAAAACCGTATACCGTCCCCGCCGGTGCGCTCGGTGCCGCGCTCTCCGACTTCGCGAGTCAGGCGGGCGTCGGCGTGCAGATCGATACGCGGCTCGTCGAAGGCGTGCGCACGCCAGGGCTCAACGGCACTTATACGGTGTCCGAAGGCTTCGCGGCACTGCTGTCCGGCACGAACCTCGAAGCATCCGAAAGCAGCGCGGGCGTTTTTCTGGTCCGTCAGCGGCCGGCGTCCGACAACGGCGTGCCCGAGGGCGCGGTGCTGCCTACCGTCAAGGTGTCCGCGCGCAACGCGCCGATCAACCCGTATGGCCCGACCGTTGGCTACGTCGCATCGACCACCACGACGGCGATGAAAACCGACACGCCGATTCTCGAAACGCCGCAGTCCGTCTCCGTCATCACGCGCGAGCAGATGACGCAGCAGGACGCGCAGACGCTAAACGCTGCCGTGCGCTACACGGCGGGCGTAACGCCTGAAACGCGCGGCGGCACGGCCACCCGCTACGATCTGCTGACGATTCGCGGCTTTACCGCGGACACCTACTGGAACGGCCTGAAGCTGCTGCAAAACGGCCAATACGCAGTACCGCAACTCGATCCGTATCTGATGGAGCGCATCGAAGTGCTCAAGGGCCCGGTCTCGGTGCTGTATGGCCAGGCCGCCGCCGGCGGCGTGCTCGATCAGGAAAGCAAGCTGCCGTCGCGCGAGCCGCTGCACGACGTCGGCATCGAGTTCGGCAACTACGGCCACAAGCAGGCGACCTTCGATTTCTCCGGCCCGTTCGACCAGGACGGGCGATATCTGTACCGGCTCACCGCGCTCGCCCGCAGCGAGGACGGCCAGATCAATACGACGCGCAACGAGCGCATTGCGATCGCGCCGTCGTTCACATGGCGGCCCGACAAGGACACGTCGCTGACCTTGCTCGGACTGTTCCAGCGCGATCCGCGCAGCACGTCGTACGGCAGCGTGCCGCCCGAAGGCTCGGCGCTGTTCAACCCGTACGGCAAGCTGCCGATCGACTTCTACGACGGCGATACCGGTTTCGAACGCTTCAGCCGCACGCAGGAATCGATCGGCTACCAGTTCGCGCACAACTTCAATCCGGATTGGACCGTGCGCTCGAACGCACGCTACTTCCATATCAGCCAGGACTACGCGAGCGTCTACAGCAACGGGCTCGAAAGCGACTTCCGCACGCTCGACCGCGGCGCCATCTCGTCGCAGGAACAGCTGAACACGTTCGAGATCGACAACCAGCTGCAAGGCAAATTCTCGACCGGCCCCGTGCACCATACGCTGCTGACCGGCTTCGACTATCAGCACATCGGCAGTTCGTGGAATATGGGCTTCGGCGCAGCGCCGACGCTCGATATTCTGAATCCCGATTACCAGCAGCCGATCGGGCCGCTCGACACCGCGCTCACGCGCGTTCGTCTCAACCAGTACGGACTCTACGCGCAGGACCAGATGCGCTACGGCCCCGTGATCCTGACGTTAAGCGGCCGCGAGGACTGGACCAACACCACGACGACAAACGCCAGCGACAACTCGCAGATCCAGCAGTCGGCACGCGCATTCACGAAGCGCGCCGGCCTGACCTATGTATTCGACAACGGCATTGCGCCGTATGTCAGCTATACCGAATCGTTCTCCCCGCAAACCGGCACCGACGCGGGCGGCAAACCGTTCGACCCGGAACGCGCGCATCAGTACGAAGTGGGCGTCAAATTCCAGCCGAACAACTACGACGCGCTGCTGACGATCGCGTGGTTCGACCTGACGCGCAACAACCTGCTGACGCCCGATGCGAACAACCCCGCGTTCCAGGCGGAAACCGGCGAAGCGCGCTCGCGCGGCGTCGAAGTCGAAGCGAAAGCGAGCCTGTCCGATTCGCTGAACGTCACGGCAAGCTACACGTACCTCGACACGAAGTACATCAAGGACAACAGCGGTCTCGAAGGTAAATATTTCGCCGCGGTCCCGCAGAACCAGGCGTCTGCCTGGGCCTACTACACACAGCGGCGCGGGCCGCTCGCGGGCCTGTCCGCCGGCGCGGGCGTGCGCTACACGGGCCAGACCTACTCGTACGACAACAGCTACAAGCTCAGCAGTTTCCTGCTGGTCGATGCGACGCTGCGCTACGATCTCGGCCGCGCGCTGCCGCAACTCAAAGGCACCGAAGTTTACGTCAACGCGCAGAATCTGCTGAACAAGCACTATGTCGCGTCGTGCATCTACACGACGTGGTGCTATTTCGGCTATGGACGGCAGGTGTTCGCGGGCGCGAACTATCACTGGTAA
- a CDS encoding sigma-70 family RNA polymerase sigma factor: MSVVQLDAQPELGALYRDHHGWLQTWLRRKLGNAFDAADLTHDTFMRVLVAWDRRGDLDLREPRAYLTTVAGRVLLNHYRRLSLERAFLETLELLPEAQIPSTEDRVIILETLHEIDAMLDRLDPKVRTAFLLAQLEGLSYAEVAAQLGVHVRTIKRYMATAFEECILLMM, translated from the coding sequence ATGTCCGTGGTTCAACTCGACGCGCAACCGGAGCTGGGCGCCCTCTACCGTGACCACCACGGCTGGCTGCAAACGTGGTTGCGTAGAAAGCTCGGCAATGCGTTCGATGCCGCGGACCTCACGCACGACACCTTTATGCGGGTGCTGGTCGCGTGGGACCGACGCGGCGACCTCGACCTGCGCGAGCCGCGCGCGTATCTGACGACGGTCGCGGGCCGCGTATTGCTGAACCACTATCGCCGGCTATCGCTCGAAAGAGCGTTTCTCGAGACGCTCGAACTGCTGCCCGAAGCGCAGATTCCGTCGACCGAAGACCGCGTCATCATCCTCGAGACGCTGCATGAAATCGACGCGATGCTCGATCGCCTCGACCCCAAAGTGCGCACGGCGTTTCTGCTCGCTCAACTCGAAGGGCTGTCCTACGCCGAGGTCGCCGCGCAACTCGGCGTTCACGTGCGGACCATCAAGCGCTATATGGCGACCGCGTTCGAAGAATGCATCCTGCTGATGATGTAA
- the metE gene encoding 5-methyltetrahydropteroyltriglutamate--homocysteine S-methyltransferase: MATTHNLGFPRIGAKRELKFALENYWKGQTSRDALKAVGTQLRERHWNDQARLDFVPVGDFAFYDQVLDMSFTLGNLPERVRDFHGDALDNAFRVARGRSAQGTEAAEATQEHDACCGGVAAGEMTKWFDTNYHYIVPEFTSATNFSLDATRLVAQLGEARSCGVHAKPVIIGPVTYLWLGKSKDPNGAWDRLALLPKLLPVYGALLDTFAALGIDWVQIDEPALVTELDANWRNAFVTAYDSLSTRRVKVLLATYFGQLQDNLELACSLPVDGLHIDAINARDELAQAASLLPASAVLSVGAINGRNIWKTDLNATLAWLEPLAQKLGDRLWIAPSCSLLHVPVDLESEHKLDAEIRSWLAFALQKLAEVKLLADALNNGRASVALELVANAKAINSRRTSLRVNNPVVKAAIARIDAALGKRHSPYTARAPKQAALLNLPAFPTTTIGSFPQTAEIRRARSLFKAGALDQVGYDMAMQAEIARSVREQESLGLDVLVHGEAERNDMVEYFGEQLEGYAFSQFGWVQSYGSRCVKPPILFGDISRPNAMTVEWIRYAQTLTKKPMKGMLTGPVTILNWSFVRDDQPRSVSCRQLALAIREEVLDLEKAGVCVIQIDEAALREGLPLRRSQWNEYLQWAVESFRIAANGVRDETQIHTHMCYSEFNDIIASIADMDADVITIETSRSDMELLDAFDNFNYPNEIGPGVYDIHSPNIPSQAHIVQLMKKAAERIPPQRLWVNPDCGLKTRQWAEVIPALTNMVAAARTLRSTPF, translated from the coding sequence ATGGCTACCACGCACAACCTCGGCTTCCCGCGCATCGGCGCAAAACGCGAACTGAAGTTCGCGCTGGAAAACTACTGGAAGGGTCAGACGTCGCGCGACGCACTCAAAGCCGTTGGCACGCAGCTTCGCGAGCGTCACTGGAACGATCAGGCGCGCCTCGACTTCGTTCCCGTCGGCGACTTCGCGTTCTACGACCAGGTGCTCGACATGAGCTTCACGCTCGGCAATCTGCCCGAACGCGTGCGCGATTTTCATGGCGACGCGCTCGATAACGCGTTTCGCGTGGCGCGCGGCCGCTCGGCGCAGGGGACAGAAGCGGCAGAGGCGACGCAAGAACACGACGCATGCTGCGGCGGTGTCGCCGCCGGCGAAATGACGAAGTGGTTCGATACGAACTATCACTACATCGTGCCCGAGTTCACGTCGGCGACGAACTTCTCGCTCGACGCAACACGCCTGGTCGCGCAACTCGGCGAAGCGCGCTCATGCGGCGTGCACGCGAAGCCGGTCATCATCGGCCCGGTCACGTACTTGTGGCTCGGCAAGTCGAAGGATCCGAACGGTGCCTGGGACCGCCTCGCGCTGTTGCCGAAACTGCTGCCCGTGTACGGTGCGTTGCTCGATACGTTCGCAGCGCTTGGCATCGACTGGGTGCAGATCGACGAGCCCGCGCTCGTGACGGAACTCGATGCAAACTGGCGCAACGCATTCGTCACGGCCTACGATTCGCTCTCCACCCGGCGCGTGAAGGTGCTGCTCGCCACTTACTTCGGGCAGCTACAGGACAATCTCGAGCTGGCCTGCTCGCTTCCGGTCGACGGTCTGCACATCGACGCCATCAACGCACGCGATGAACTCGCGCAAGCGGCGTCGCTGCTGCCCGCCAGCGCAGTGCTCTCCGTCGGCGCAATCAACGGCCGCAATATCTGGAAGACGGATCTGAACGCGACGCTCGCATGGCTCGAACCGCTCGCACAGAAGCTCGGCGACCGTCTGTGGATCGCACCATCGTGCTCGCTGCTGCATGTGCCGGTCGATCTCGAAAGCGAGCACAAGCTCGATGCGGAAATCCGCTCGTGGCTCGCCTTCGCCTTGCAGAAGCTCGCTGAAGTGAAGCTGCTTGCCGACGCATTGAACAACGGGCGCGCTTCGGTCGCGCTGGAACTCGTCGCCAACGCAAAAGCCATCAACAGTCGCCGCACATCGTTGCGGGTCAACAATCCAGTCGTCAAGGCAGCGATTGCGCGAATCGACGCGGCGCTCGGCAAGCGGCACAGCCCCTACACCGCACGCGCGCCCAAGCAGGCTGCGTTGCTGAACCTGCCCGCCTTCCCGACCACGACGATCGGCTCGTTCCCGCAAACGGCCGAGATTCGCCGCGCGCGCAGCCTGTTCAAGGCCGGCGCGCTCGACCAAGTGGGCTACGACATGGCGATGCAAGCGGAAATCGCACGCAGCGTGCGCGAGCAGGAATCGCTGGGCCTCGACGTACTCGTGCATGGCGAAGCCGAACGCAACGACATGGTCGAATATTTCGGCGAGCAGCTCGAAGGCTATGCATTCAGCCAGTTCGGCTGGGTGCAGTCGTACGGTTCGCGCTGCGTGAAGCCGCCGATCCTGTTCGGCGATATCAGCCGCCCGAACGCGATGACCGTCGAATGGATCCGCTACGCGCAGACGCTCACGAAAAAGCCGATGAAGGGCATGCTGACGGGCCCCGTGACGATTCTGAACTGGTCGTTCGTGCGCGACGACCAGCCGCGTTCGGTGTCGTGCCGCCAGCTTGCGCTCGCGATTCGCGAAGAAGTGCTCGACCTCGAAAAGGCCGGCGTTTGCGTGATCCAGATCGACGAAGCCGCCTTGCGCGAAGGCTTGCCGCTGCGCCGCTCGCAATGGAACGAATATCTGCAATGGGCCGTGGAATCGTTCCGTATCGCGGCGAACGGCGTGCGCGATGAAACGCAGATCCACACGCATATGTGCTATTCGGAGTTCAACGACATCATCGCGTCGATTGCCGATATGGATGCCGACGTGATTACGATCGAGACGTCGCGCTCCGATATGGAACTGCTCGACGCATTCGACAACTTCAATTACCCGAACGAGATCGGGCCCGGCGTGTACGACATCCATTCGCCGAACATTCCGTCTCAGGCACATATCGTCCAGCTGATGAAGAAGGCCGCCGAGCGCATTCCGCCGCAACGCCTGTGGGTCAATCCGGACTGCGGACTGAAAACGCGGCAGTGGGCCGAGGTCATTCCGGCGTTGACCAATATGGTTGCGGCGGCGAGGACGCTGCGCAGCACACCGTTCTGA
- a CDS encoding FecR domain-containing protein encodes MHPADDVSSTAADSDEPRESPPLDRAVARAAAAWLVRLREDASPEDIDACARWRASDPEHERAWQRAQRLNEKFAMLPASVGVRTLGRRARTDRRFALKALTVAFTAGPASYAAYRAMRWRDWLSDERTAVGERRFVMLADGTRIDLNTSTAIDIAFTASERRVVLNDGEILVETGRDAGNTSGVYRPFIVETRQGRIRALGTRFVVRNDDAAQASRVAVLHGAVEVTPVDAPERATVLDAGQQTRFTATSIDAIEAADRHAGDWSRGVLFADGMRLADFIGELGRYRHGLLRCDPEVANLRITGAFQLGNIENVLAALPRTLPVNVVYRTRYWVTIAAANNGSGGADGNSASAANNAKGG; translated from the coding sequence ATGCATCCTGCTGATGATGTAAGCAGCACGGCTGCCGACAGTGACGAACCGCGCGAATCGCCTCCGCTCGATCGCGCGGTCGCGCGTGCAGCCGCCGCGTGGCTCGTGCGGCTGCGCGAAGACGCGTCGCCCGAAGACATCGACGCCTGCGCGCGCTGGCGCGCGTCCGACCCCGAGCACGAGCGCGCCTGGCAGCGCGCGCAGCGGCTCAACGAAAAGTTCGCGATGCTGCCCGCGAGTGTCGGCGTGCGCACGCTTGGCCGCCGTGCGCGCACGGACCGCCGCTTTGCGCTGAAGGCGCTGACGGTCGCGTTCACCGCGGGGCCGGCGAGTTACGCCGCTTATCGTGCGATGCGGTGGCGCGACTGGCTGTCCGACGAGCGCACTGCGGTCGGCGAGCGCCGTTTCGTCATGCTGGCGGACGGCACGCGCATCGACCTCAATACGTCGACGGCAATCGATATCGCTTTTACCGCGAGCGAGCGCCGCGTCGTGCTGAACGACGGCGAAATTCTCGTCGAAACGGGACGCGACGCGGGCAATACGTCGGGCGTCTATCGGCCCTTTATCGTGGAGACGCGGCAGGGGCGCATCCGCGCGCTCGGCACACGCTTTGTCGTGCGAAACGATGATGCCGCACAAGCGTCGCGCGTCGCCGTGCTGCATGGCGCAGTCGAAGTGACGCCCGTCGATGCGCCCGAGCGCGCGACGGTGCTCGATGCGGGGCAGCAAACGCGCTTCACGGCAACGTCGATCGATGCGATCGAGGCCGCCGATCGTCACGCGGGTGACTGGTCGCGCGGGGTGCTGTTCGCCGACGGCATGCGTCTGGCCGATTTTATCGGCGAGCTGGGGCGTTATCGGCACGGGCTGTTGCGCTGCGATCCCGAGGTTGCGAATCTGCGCATTACCGGCGCGTTCCAGCTCGGCAATATCGAGAATGTGCTGGCGGCGCTGCCGCGGACCTTGCCGGTGAACGTCGTGTATCGCACGCGGTATTGGGTGACGATTGCGGCCGCGAACAACGGCAGCGGAGGCGCCGACGGAAACAGCGCGAGCGCCGCAAACAACGCGAAGGGCGGTTGA